TAATCACAATGCAGTACATGCTGCATTTATAGTGCATGCTAGACATATTACAATTTGTTGTAtatatttaagggatagttcacccaaaaatgaatatgctctcatcatttactcaccctcatgccatctcagatgtgtataactttcttctgctgaacacaataaaagatttttagaagaatatctcagctctgttggtcctcacaatgcaagcgaatggtgaccaagactttgaagctccaaaacaacACATCGAGcttaaaagcataaaagtaatccataagactccagtggtttaatccgtgtcttctgaagccatctaatcagttttggttgagaacagaccaaaatataactccttcactgtacatcttgccattgcagtctctaggcacgatcatggttTCAAGCTCGATCACACTTTCTAGCGTTTAAAGCATACGCAAAGGGCTAGATGGTGCTGTAGGAAGTTTAATCGagcttgtcaccattcacttgcattggttggacctacagagctgagatattcttctaaaaatctttgtttgtgttctgcagaagaaagtcataaattgtaaaaaaaaaaaaaaaaaaaaactaattagtgAGCCACTCGAATGTGTTTCTGGAAGTCTCCACACTGCAGTTTATGTgtgttatatattaaatatttactattattatttatttatttttacataattttgttACTTGTTTAATGTTATTAGTATTTCCAGTGTGCTAGTGTGATGCTGTTACCCTAATTAAGATCTTGATCTTTCTCTTTCACCAGTCCACTTCAAACTCCACTGCAGTGTATAGAGCTAGCAAACTGTAACATCAACGCAGTGGACATGGCCTACTTTGCCAACAGCCTGCACAGTGAGCACTTAGTAAAGTTGGACCTGAGTGGTCACGGAGTAGCTGACCTCTTCCCGAACACCTTTCGGAAACTCCTGCAGCGGTGTTCTGCCACACTCACTAGCCTGGGTCTGGAAGAATGTGGACTGGATGAAGAGTGCCTGAATCTGCTCACCCAAGCACTGGCTCCCTGCCAGGGACTCCAAGAATTCAAGATCTTGGGTAACCCATTGAGCACAGCTGCCCTGCGCCATCTTTTCAGTGTGCTGGCTCAGGGTTTTCCAGCTTTGAGGTATGACTACATGCATGCAAGATATTTTTTACGGATGGCgtacttttagttgtctctgtGTATTTAGGTGGGGATAAGAGAAAGTAGGCTAttttacatcagctttaagactttttaaataatttaataacacATCAGAGGATTAAACTGTAGACCAACATCTGAGTCTTTCTGAATGTCTATGCTATCAACAGATATGTTGAGCTACCCGTGCCTCGTGACTGTTATTCTGAAAACGCAACGTACCCACTGGACGACAAGACACTGCTGAATTATGATAGAGAGAAGTTCCAACAAGCCAGGACTGAACTTGTGGGCATCCTTGAGAGAGTGGGGAAAGGAAATGTAGAAGTTTGCACCCCATTGCTTGGAGCCTACGATCCTGACATCAATGAGACGAGTAACGAGCTGGGGGTCTCCATGTTGCACTCTTTCAACAGTGTCATAGGCAACTTCATTGATACGGTGAATAGCGTAAACCAACGGAGAGAGCAAAGAATGATGGAGTGAACCTGTTCATGGTGAACAAGAAATTAGAATGTTTTACTGTAACTGATTTAAGGGGGATATTTTAACAGTTAGATTCAGTATACAATATAAGCACCTttgtaaatatacataaatatataggtgtttcttcaacttcgggcaatttcatgtcccatgggttgatttttaatcaaatggccagatttcaacttttttctttttgttatttgaaagtcacattaaaactgacttggaaactttttttccaggccttcatttttattttacttctcaaatgccttttatgtacagattttactggtTAAGCCTTGTCCAAGACCCGGACTTTCAATATTATTTTTGTTGgattttcttccaatttggaatgcccaattcccaatgtgttttttaagtcctcatggtcacgtagtgattcgcctcagtccgggtggcggaggacgaatcccagctgcctctgcttctgagatcgtcaacccgcgcatcttatcacgtggcttgttgagcgcgttgccacagagacatagcgcgtgtggaggcttcacgccacccaccacggcatccatgctcaactcaccacgcgcctcaccgagaatgaaccacattatagcgatcgcgaggttaccccatgtgactctaccctccctagcaaccgggccaattttgttgcttatgggaactggctggagtcactcggcacaccctggattcaaactagcgaactccaggcgtggtagccagcgtcttttaccactgagctacccaggccccggactttcaatattaaactatgaatatccattataaaaatacaaattattactgGTTTAAAACAAcgataatcaaaaaaaaaaaaaaaaaaaagtatgaaataataataatacatttaaaaaaatacgttTCGACTGTCTCACATTCAGAACTCATAGTtacgtcatttccaccacactaaacaattttgccccaaaatacatttttttcaaaagttagtgtacttaaccaagtggacaagtgtcagtgaagagtgtgcttgaaatgaaatatgagacaagtgatgtttgaaaaaaaaaggcgaatatcactttttgtattgcatttattttattgcttATAAGCTAATTCCCAATCGCTATAATTTTGCCAACTTGTGTAAAAcgtgtgaaaatataatttaattgtgtgtatttaggatatttatgaaaaataagtgtgaaattttttttcaaacttaaCTTTATAGACATGCCCAAAGTTAAAGAAACTCATATATGTAAGCATCTTTGGAAAGGTGGATGGCGTAAAATATAGAAACAAAGAATTCAGCTGCTACAAATAATTTACAAGCAcgtagaatatatatttttaacatgtgaaaGAATTAACTGATTTAAGGCTTTgcaatattttctgtataacgattcaaattattttttttgtcttgtttttaaagAACATTAGACTGTAGTAATGAAATATGACCCATTACTTGTAAAAGCAAGGGTCATTTTCATGTATATTGTGCATTTATTGTTTAAAtgaattctttaaaaataaagaaattgccTTTGCTTTAGAATTCACTGTAACATTACCTATGTGGTTGAAATATCCTTTGGGAATATGACACGGCCGTGAATATGAAAACATTGCcatgacttttaaaatgtaaaaagtaaccaAAATCCAAGCAAAGAACAACTgaagttttaaaaacattataGAAAAGAACAACAGGTATTTATAGACTTCTGTCAAAGGAAACTTTAATAGGTATTGGGACAAATACATATTCTCTTAAATACAAGACACCAGACATCACACCAAACAGGAGCTTTAACTTCACATTCATTTGACTTAATCTGCCACTCCTCTCTTTCCCTCCTTTCACAGATAACCTCAACGAGATAGGGCTCAAGGTAACGCAAATCCTACAAGGAACAAAAGTAACAGCAGTTGAAAACATTTACACATCAGAACCAGaggtttatataattatattgaaggaatatttcacccaacaatgaaaatccagaatattgtacatgtttgtgAGCTATGGCAGAGGAGAAGATCACCagaatgaataacaattttacatttcacataatactatcatatggcttcagaacacttggaatttAGCACTaaagtcatatggaatacttttatttatttttttggtgcttATGTGTCATTCCAGGAGCTCAAAAGCGTTTACATTTATTGTAAGGGAAAGAGTTCCCTGGCCAATCTaccaaacatcttttgtgttccagtgaAGAAAGAAATTTGGATTTCTTTGGGTTTGGAATTCTTGGGtcaagaaatcttttaaaaaaagtgGATTTctaaagattactttgcattttatattCTTATTTCTATTTGTCAAAAAATATATGCTGTTGAGATGCATGTCAAAAAAGAGGAAAATTTTCAGATAATATTTAGATCTTGATCAAACACAAATTGAATATGTTATGTTAATAAAATAAGAAGCTAAAAATCAAACAGACCTAACTACTTCATTAGAACCTCACAGTTCGCTGTGAAAccgtttgcaagaatagtgtcctATATGTGAACCAGGAGGTGCTCTTAGTTTAGTTAGAGTgttagttcacctgaaaattaaTTTCTGTAAAATTAAACTATAATGACCCCAAGGCACAAGGGTATTAAATTAGAACCTGCCACATGCCAAATGCGGGTACTTTTTGtgcagtggcgggtaattttggTCATCTGCCTGCAACTGTGGCCAGTGACCTGTAAGAAGTCTCGGAGTGACATATGAAAAGAAATACCTTTAGACACAGACTCACGCTTGAACAAAAACaccaaattatatttttaagataatCATGCACATCTGATTCGCTGTTTTCAGAGGTCACTTTCATGTggaaactgtttgcaagaatagtgtcctATATGTGAACCAGGAGGTGCTCTTAGTTTAGTTAgtgtgttagttcacccaaaaattaaaattctctcatcattttttcaccctcatgccatcccagatgtgtgacttactttcttctgctgaacacaaacaaagatttttaaaagaatatttcagctctgtagttccatacaatgtaagtgaatggcggccagaactttgaaactccaaaaagcacataaagacagcataaaagtaatctataagactccagtggttaaatacatattttctgaagcaaaatgataagtgtgggtgagaaacacatcaatatttaagccccCTTTGACCCCGTTTCCACTTGGTATTACGATgcatcttgggtgatccgatcacatgtggtcagcgctaaatacaggtctaaacatggtctaaaacgttttgtgattggatcacaaaaatcacatacgaatgtggtcaaaaacgcatgtgttcACAtcacacattgctgtttacacctggtcgcttaaatgcatctccagtgaccacttgtgtttggatttggaggggagggtctctattTCATGTCAGTGTGTTCTGCATGATACTGAATCGCAAAAGTCAGTACagacaaagaaagcacgaaaAAACGGCGCATTGTTtttcccagatgcggttgaaatgtaatctaagcacaaacttgacatgtcaagcagaattatccattattgcagtgaattacctgtattaaaggagcttcagatgttcgtgcttgtcatctgtgttgatatcagacacactaaagaagatctgtgaagatctcgtgattgtgtatgtatctgctttttttaatttttcagatCGGacgattatttccttttaaagctgctcgtTACCGGCAAACTTTAAACTCTTGATATATCGGTCagtcgatattagcctttcaccgatatatcggtatctgtgtatattttaccgatatgcgccgatatgaaaacttttttcagaacatataatgcagaaaacaatgccttagaattggtgtcatagcgttgtttgtccagcagagtgcgctccgactccattgtttacagagctgactgagctgatggtggctctgcagacagggcggagttaaacggtgcggaTTTGAGCAGTCTCCTCttgttaaattgctaactagtttgtgagaTACATActgaaaagttaataaaaaatgaccccatcattttatataactaatataacgttaacccagtccctgacaaccatgtcactcatgtttatcacattcaCATCTGTTTGcggttagccagctatagtttgtcagtgcagtaagtaatgtagcagactgaaaggtaaacatcagagcatctttttgcagctcagcagacaacagtgcggtggtggattgtgtgtggtgagtgttgatttcatgctttgctgttacctatttggtgagaaacaatgctggaaagtaaataaagtccattttTTACTTtccagctaactagctaaccacgtagctgctttaattgactgacagtgtgtaaacatgtattcaccaaactgttttgttcaggattcacagtttgttaccccttcaaccgaacaattccagtcgttgcatttataaaatgtaatatttagaagtctggttttccagacattaaaataggatatgtaataaaagtagatttaataaatagtatattcaccctttgtaaataataatatataggaactgtatctaaaataaatgaggggtgatacatactaatacaacaggctggaaaaatagacatttattcattttaatatccaacatatatatatatatatatatatatatatatatatatatatatatatatatatatattttgaatgtgttgaaacttgacccCAGCCGACGCACTccaaaaacggcaccgttagatcggtttcatgctgaagagccgcttaaaagtaagtttttttttctctctcgtaaatgtaaacgagtgtaaattccaacatcatatatgtcgaaaggattgaagcctgtcatgcaaaacatgagctcattgatgtcattaaatgagtctgcctttttattccatccgttactcctggtcggatgcttccataaatatttagtttatacgttgGGTtatgtcctacataaatgtaatggtgcaacactcaaatatttagtagagcgtaatttgtgacttagtgcccatttatgccacaactaggctaagttgtaacatacgtatagctggtgcaactggcccctgatgtttatttagctatttattgtatttttatttattctttattttaatgatcagcatttgactgataataaacatacagtactgatgtttatttagctatttattgtatttttatttattctttatttaaatggtcagccattgactgatactaaacatacaatgctgatgtttatttagctatttattttatttgaatttattctttattttaatggtcagcatttgactaatactaaacatacagtactgatttttattttagtttatttaaatggtcagcaattgacttatactaacagtactgatgtttattaagctatttattgtatgtttattagtctttattttctcagtgttcatttctagaattttttggcaatgtataataataatgtcaaatattctttgataaaaatatttaagaaagcagccttctgagtacctttgcatagtcatatcggtgcacaatccacacagaaaaggtctgttttcattccagctcaaaaattagctatatcggtcaccatatcggtaatctgtgaattttccccctctaaaatcagtatcggtctcaaaaatcccatatcggttgggctctagtTAGGACTAtaggtgaattgtcatgtgtaGTCAAAATAATTTAGTACAGCCTCAGAAATGGTGCTTGAACaagaatttctctcttctgtgccTGTCTACTTTTTAGCCTCTATTGCAATTTGACCATATGTTATCATATTGTGGTATGTGTTATATATGCACTCATATATACGGTATACTCAATATAGGTTCATTTTTACTATACAGGCCTACAGCATATATAGCATAATAAACATAAAacctatacagtatatgaaaaataaaagtggCTGGTAAAAATGGGCATTTACCAGCTactgtggctggtgggcaaaaaaatttatttcgtACCCTACAAGGTACACTTCCCACCTCCTCATATTTAATCCACTGGTCCTTAGGAAGAACCTGATGCTTCATTGACAGATCCAGAGCTCTCTTGATGCGGAACATCCTATCATTGTAAACTGGTTCTGGAAGCCGATGAATGGCTTCTTTAACATCGGAGTCCTCATTGATGGTATCATCCCGCATCAAACCTATAAGACATGCAACGAGGCATTAATCAGTACATGtgtgttttaaattaattatcaGCGCTTGGCCACAATTTCAAAACGTTGCACTTTAAAGAGATGACGCTGCTTACCAAGTCTGTTGAAACCACATGTATTATAGTACCACTTTCTGAAGCCCACCAGGAGCCTGCTGGTTGCTGCTGTATTGGGACAGGCAATAAACACAAATAAGAGGTAAATGAGGAACCAAATGGCGTGTACAAAAAAGACACAACCCCAAACAACACTGCAATAAAGTCAACTGGCAGTTATTATAATGTACGTTTGCTACAGTTAAGGGGTACTGTACTTAAAACCTTTAAGGGTGGACTAGTTTATAATAGCAGAAAAAGTTACTGATAAGTTTTCACGTTCACTCTAACAAGATGAGATGTCACAATAACCCACTTTATACACGGCTAACCATCAAAGAACCATAGAATTACGTATCATTTATCTATTAATTATACACTTAGATACCAAATAAACCTCAAGCCACATACAACTTGACATCGACCATAATCAGTGTTAAAAACGACATTTTAAAAGTGGTAACGTTCACGCATTTGTGCGGACGTGCTCGACACACAGTATAGGACATCAGTGATTCACATAAAACTAGCCACTACGTCAACAAACATTCGTTGTAAATGCACATATTGTAAGACATtctgtaaaatacatttttaaaacgatGACAATAAATGCAAATACTCGGCATCTTAACTAAACGGTCATAaaaattatgacaacattttaCCTGGTACCCTCGACGCCATTTTTGATAGCCAATGCAGCCCAGGATTGTGGGAGATGTGACGTCTCGTCCAATGATTGCGTAATCTGTCTCAAAGTCTCTTGTGTCAAAAGCTTCCCCATCTTGGGCAGGCCAAGATGGGGaattattttcaatgtaaaaagcTGCATAAGAGTACAGCTCCTATtgacttaaatggggaaagaccgaaatctgcAAACTGCTGtccaagattacgatcaaagaacaaatgtcaaatcagcagtaaaatgtgAATATGGTATTATAAGTGGTGCTTTTTGAGCTCAGATCACGCTTAAAAACGATAGTGTATAGAGTCTAGTGTATTAGTGTATAGAGTCTAGTGTTTTAGTGTATTAGTGTATAGTGTATAGAGTCTAGTGTTTTAGTGTAGAGTCTAGTTTATAGAGTCTAGTGTATAGAGTCTAGTGTATTAGTTTATAGAGTCTAATGTTTTAGTGTAGAGTAGTTTATAGAGTCTAGTTTATAGAGTCTAGTGTATAGAGTCTAGTGTATTAGTTTATAGAGTGTAATGTATTAGTGTATAGAGTCTAGTGTTTTAGTGTAGAGTCTAGTTTATAGAGTCTAGTGTTTTAGTGTAGAGTCTAGTTTATAGAGTCTAGTGTATAGAGTCTAGTATTAGTTTATAGAGTCTAGTGTATTAGTGTACAGAGTGTAGTGTATTAGTGTACAGAGTGTAGTGTATTAGTGTATAGAGTCTAGTCTATTAGTGTATAGAGTCTAGTGTTTTAGTGTAGAGTCTAGTTTATAGAGTCTAGTGTTTTAGTGTAGAGTCTAGTGTATAGAGTCTAGTATTAGTTTATAGAGTCTAGTGTATTAGTGTACAGAGTGTAGTGTATTAGTGTATAGAGTGTAGTGTATTAGTGTATAGAGTCTAGTCTATTAGTGTATAGAGTCTAGTGTTTTAGTGTAGAGTCTAGTTTATAGTCTAGTGTTTTTGTGTAGAGTCTAGTTTATAGAGTCTAGTGTATAAAGTCTAGTGTATTAGTGTATAGAGTGTAGTGTATTAGTGTATAGAGTGTAGTGTATTAGTGTATAGAGTCTAGTGTATTAGTGTAGAGAGTCTAATGTATTAGTGTATAGAGTCTAGTGTATATAGTCTAGTGTATTGGTGTATAGAGTCTAGTGTATTAGTGTATATAGTCTAGTGTATTGGTGTATTGAGTCTAGTGTATTAGTGTATAGAGTCTAGTGTATTGGTGTATAGAGTCTAGTATTAGTTTATAGAGTCTAGTGTATTAGTGTATAGAGTGTAGTGTATTAGTGTATAGAGTGTAGTGTATTAGTGTATAGAGTCTAGTCTATTAGTGTATAGAGTCTAGTGTTTTAGTGTAGAGTCTAGTTTATAGAGTCTAGTGTTTTTGTGTAGAGTCTAGTTTATAGAGTCTAGTGTATAAAGTCTAGTGTATTAGTGTATAGAGTGTAGTGTGTTAGTGTATAGAGTCTAGTGTATTAGTGTAGAGAGTCTAATGTATTAGTGTATAGAGTCTAGTGTATATAGTCTAGTGTATTGGTGTATAGAGTCTAGTGTATTAGTGTATAGAGTCTAGTGTATTGGTGTATAGAGTCTAGTGTATTGGTGTATAGAGTCTAGTGTATTAGTGTATAGAGTCTAGTGTATTGGTGTATAGAGTCTAGTGTATTGGTGTATAGAGTCTAGTGTATTGGTGTATAGAGTCTAGTGTATTGGTGTATAGAGTCTAGTGTACTGGTGTATAGAGTCTAGTCTATTAGTGTATAGAGTCTAGTCTATTAGTGTATAGAGTCTAGTCTATTAGTGTATAGAGTCTAGTCTATTAGTGTATAGAGTCTAGTCTATTAGTGTATAGAGTGTAGTGTATTAGTGTATAGAGTGTAGTGTATTAGTGTATAGAGTCTAGTCTATTAGTGTATAGAATCTAGTGTATTAGTGTATAGAGTCTAGTCTATTTGTGTATAGAGTCTAGTCTATTAGTGTATAGAGTGTAGTGTATTAGTGTATAGAGTCTAGTCTATTAGTGTATAGAGTCTAGTGTATTAGTGTATAGAGTGTAGTGTATTAGTGTATAGAGTCTAGTCTATTAGTGTATAGAGTCTAGTGTTTTAGTGTAGAGTCTAGTTTATAGTCTAGTGTTTTTGTGTAGAGTCTAGTTTATAGAGTCTAGTGTATAAAGTCTAGTGTATTAGTGTATAGAGTGTAGTGTATTAGTGTATAGAGTCTAGTGTATTAGTGTAGAGAGTCTAATGTATTAGTGTATAGAGTCTAGTGTATATAGTCTAGTGTATTGGTGTATAGAGTCTAGTGTATTAGTGTATATAGTCTAGTGTATTGGTGTATTGAGTCTAGTGTATTAGTGTATAGAGTCTAGTGTATTGGTGTATAGAGTCTAGTATTAGTTTATAGAGTCTAGTGTATTAGTGTATAGAGTGTAGTGTATTAGTGTATAGAGTGTAGTGTATTAGTGTATAGAGTCTAGTCTATTAGTGTATAGAGTCTAGTGTTTTAGTGTAGAGTCTAGTTTATAGAGTCTAGTGTTTTTGTGTAGAGTCTAGTTTATAGAGTCTAGTGTATAAAGTCTAGTGTATTAGTGTATAGAGTGTAGTGTGTTAGTGTATAGAGTCTAGTGTATTAGTGTAGAGAGTCTAATGTATTAGTGTATAGAGTCTAGTGTATATAGTCTAGTGTATTGGTGTATAGAGTCTAGTGTATTAGTGTATAGAGTCTAGTGTATTGGTGTATAGAGTCTAGTGTATTGGTGTATAGAGTCTAGTGTATTAGTGTATAGAGTCTAGTGTATTGGTGTATAGAGTCTAGTGTATTGGTGTATAGAGTCTAGTGTATTGGTGTATAGAGTCTAGTGTATTGGTGTATAGAGTCTAGTGTACTGGTGTATAGAGTCTAGTCTATTAGTGTATAGAGTCTAGTCTATTAGTGTATAGAGTGTAGTGTATTAGTGTATAGAGTGTAGTGTATTAGTGTATAGAGTCTAGTCTATTAGTGTATAGAATCTAGTGTATTAGTGTATAGAGTCTAGTCTATTTGTGTATAGAGTCTAGTCTATTAGTGTATAGAGTGTAGTGTATTAGTGTATAGAGTCTAGTCTATTAGTGTATAGAGTCTAGTGTATTAGTGTATAGTGTAATGTATTAGTGTATAGAGTGTAGTGTATTAGTGTATAGAGTCTAGTGTTTTAGTGTAGAGTCTAGTTTATAGAGTCTAGTGTATAGAGTCTAGTGTATTAGTTTATAGAGTGTAGTGTATTAGTGTATAGAGTCTAGTGTTTTAGTGTAGAGTCTAGTTTATAGAGTCTAGTTTATAGAGTCTAGTGTATAGAGTCTAGTGTATTAGTTTATAGAGTGTAATGTATTAGTGTATAGAGTCTAGTGTTTTAGTGTAGAGTCTAGT
The sequence above is a segment of the Myxocyprinus asiaticus isolate MX2 ecotype Aquarium Trade chromosome 34, UBuf_Myxa_2, whole genome shotgun sequence genome. Coding sequences within it:
- the LOC127425455 gene encoding cytochrome b-c1 complex subunit 7-like, with the translated sequence MRDDTINEDSDVKEAIHRLPEPVYNDRMFRIKRALDLSMKHQVLPKDQWIKYEEDLRYLEPYLVEVICERREREEWQIKSNECEVKAPVWCDVWCLVFKRICICPNTY